A single genomic interval of Hafnia alvei harbors:
- a CDS encoding LysR family transcriptional regulator, translated as MKTTTEELVAFVAVVDAGSLTGAAEQLGQTPSGISRALGRLEQKLETTLLNRTTRRIDLTEEGRIFLDRARAILEAIEEAEEQLALQRHRPAGRLRINAASPFMLHVVVPLIEEFTAQFPEIELELNTSDQIIDLLEQRTDVAIRIGTLQDSSLHARPIGRSGLKVLAAPEYLQKYGTPERVDELSEHRLLGFTQPQSLNQWPLKQSQCATFSVTPNIAASSGETLRHLAIGGRGIVCLSDFMTHQDIAEGRLVQVLAEHTLETYQSIHAVYYRNSQLSARIRCFLDFLAQRYPLHQ; from the coding sequence ATGAAAACAACAACCGAAGAGCTGGTGGCTTTTGTCGCCGTTGTCGATGCGGGAAGCCTGACCGGCGCCGCAGAGCAGTTAGGTCAAACGCCCAGCGGTATTAGCCGCGCGCTGGGGCGTTTGGAACAAAAGCTGGAAACCACGCTGCTTAACCGCACCACGCGGCGCATTGATTTAACCGAAGAGGGGCGCATTTTCCTCGATCGCGCTCGCGCGATCCTAGAAGCGATTGAAGAGGCTGAGGAGCAGTTGGCCTTACAGCGGCATCGTCCGGCAGGTCGTCTGCGCATTAACGCCGCATCGCCGTTTATGCTGCATGTGGTGGTTCCTCTGATTGAAGAGTTCACCGCACAGTTTCCAGAGATTGAACTGGAGCTCAATACCAGCGACCAAATTATCGATTTGTTGGAGCAGCGCACCGATGTGGCAATTCGTATCGGGACTCTGCAAGACTCCAGTCTGCACGCGCGTCCTATTGGGCGTTCGGGGCTGAAGGTGCTGGCTGCGCCGGAGTACCTGCAAAAATATGGTACGCCAGAGCGGGTAGATGAATTGAGCGAACATCGGCTGTTAGGTTTTACTCAGCCACAGTCACTTAACCAGTGGCCGCTTAAGCAGAGCCAGTGCGCGACGTTTTCCGTTACGCCTAATATTGCTGCGTCTAGCGGTGAAACGCTGCGTCATTTGGCGATCGGCGGGCGGGGGATTGTATGTCTTTCCGATTTTATGACGCATCAGGATATTGCTGAAGGGCGTTTGGTACAGGTTCTTGCCGAGCACACCTTGGAGACATATCAGTCAATTCATGCGGTGTATTATCGAAATAGTCAGCTTTCGGCACGTATTCGCTGTTTTCTTGATTTTTTGGCGCAGAGATATCCGCTGCACCAGTGA
- a CDS encoding MFS transporter, with translation MPLALFALTISAFAIGTTEFVIVGLIPTIAADLQVSLPSAGLLVSLYALGVAIGAPVLTALTGRMPRKTLLIGLMVLFTLGNLLAWKAPGYMSLMTARVLTGLAHGVFFSIGSTLATSLVPKEKAASAIAIMFTGLTVALVTGVPLGTFIGQHFGWHETFLAVSLLGIIALIGSLIFVPNGLKHTPPASIARQLTILKQPRLLMVYAKTALGYGGNFVVFTFLAPILQQVSGFSANAVTWVMLIYGVSVAAGNLWGGRLADRMGPIKALQIIFLLLAAVLAVFSFTAHSPVLALITVLFWGAVAFGNVPGLQVYVVQQAERYAPHAVDVASGLNIAAFNLGIAGGAWVGGMIVENYGLMVTPWVGAIVVLLAFGMTRWSGALDKRVCAQ, from the coding sequence ATGCCATTAGCTCTGTTTGCGCTGACCATCAGCGCGTTTGCCATCGGCACCACGGAGTTTGTTATCGTGGGCCTGATCCCAACTATCGCCGCAGATTTACAGGTGTCCCTGCCGTCTGCTGGCCTGCTTGTCAGCTTATATGCGCTCGGCGTTGCCATTGGCGCACCGGTGCTCACCGCGTTAACCGGCCGTATGCCGCGTAAAACGCTGTTGATTGGCCTGATGGTGCTGTTTACTCTCGGTAACCTGTTAGCGTGGAAAGCGCCCGGCTACATGTCGCTGATGACCGCTCGCGTGCTGACCGGCTTAGCCCATGGGGTCTTTTTCTCTATCGGTTCAACGCTGGCCACCAGCTTAGTGCCGAAAGAGAAAGCCGCCAGCGCCATCGCGATTATGTTCACCGGTTTAACCGTGGCACTCGTCACCGGCGTACCTTTAGGAACCTTTATTGGCCAACACTTTGGCTGGCATGAAACGTTCTTGGCGGTTTCGCTGCTGGGGATTATCGCCCTTATCGGTAGCCTGATTTTCGTCCCTAACGGTTTAAAACACACACCACCGGCGTCCATCGCTCGTCAGTTGACCATTTTGAAACAGCCACGCTTGTTGATGGTCTATGCTAAAACAGCTCTGGGCTACGGCGGTAACTTTGTGGTCTTCACCTTCCTTGCGCCTATTTTGCAGCAGGTCAGTGGGTTTAGCGCCAACGCCGTAACGTGGGTGATGCTGATTTACGGAGTATCCGTGGCTGCGGGTAACTTGTGGGGTGGACGCTTAGCCGACCGCATGGGCCCAATCAAAGCACTACAAATTATTTTCTTACTGCTAGCCGCCGTACTTGCCGTGTTCAGTTTCACCGCGCACAGCCCAGTGTTGGCCTTGATTACCGTGTTGTTCTGGGGTGCAGTCGCCTTTGGTAACGTCCCAGGTTTGCAGGTTTATGTGGTGCAACAGGCAGAACGCTACGCACCTCACGCCGTTGACGTGGCTTCTGGCTTGAACATCGCAGCCTTTAACCTCGGCATCGCCGGTGGGGCATGGGTCGGCGGTATGATCGTTGAGAACTATGGCCTGATGGTGACACCGTGGGTTGGCGCAATTGTGGTTCTGCTCGCATTTGGTATGACACGTTGGAGCGGCGCATTAGACAAA